The following proteins come from a genomic window of Streptomyces sp. Sge12:
- a CDS encoding HutD/Ves family protein, translating to MGAPSGGGIRILRAADRTATVWKNGGGVTREIAAWPEGAGMDDFGWRVSLAEVAADGPFSAFPGIARTLTLAEGAGMDLTVGGVRRLVAERYAPQDFPGDEPTDCRLLAGPVVNFNVMYRRGAVDARTAVVRGRSVLAVPPGGTLLVVALEGPAVLDRPDGPAELLPYDAALVAGQLDCPVRTDGRAAVVRFGPAETD from the coding sequence GTGGGCGCACCGAGCGGCGGCGGGATCCGCATCCTGCGGGCGGCCGATCGCACGGCCACCGTGTGGAAGAACGGCGGGGGAGTCACCCGGGAGATCGCGGCCTGGCCCGAGGGGGCTGGCATGGACGACTTCGGCTGGCGCGTGAGCCTGGCCGAGGTCGCCGCCGACGGGCCGTTCTCGGCCTTCCCCGGCATCGCGCGGACCCTGACCCTCGCCGAGGGCGCGGGCATGGACCTCACCGTGGGCGGCGTACGCCGGCTCGTGGCCGAGCGGTACGCGCCGCAGGACTTCCCCGGGGACGAGCCCACCGACTGCCGGCTCCTCGCCGGCCCGGTGGTGAACTTCAACGTGATGTACCGCCGGGGCGCGGTGGACGCGCGGACCGCCGTCGTACGGGGCCGGTCGGTCCTGGCGGTCCCGCCGGGCGGGACGCTGCTGGTGGTCGCCCTGGAGGGGCCGGCCGTGCTCGACCGGCCGGACGGCCCCGCGGAACTCCTCCCGTACGACGCGGCCCTGGTGGCGGGACAGCTCGACTGCCCGGTCCGCACGGACGGCCGCGCGGCGGTCGTCCGCTTCGGCCCGGCGGAGACGGACTAG
- a CDS encoding glyoxal oxidase, with the protein MSRAPRSALLSALALAGALTAALTVAPTGTAPAFAAVHHTGDEGAVLGEEHARAHARLRDAARGTQGYPQAKRTSSLASLQQSQRTANAKFDAARFGRFTEFFPSPDFGVHVAQLPTGKVLLFSFERVEADPTKETGPTNTVGRTNAGRAYLWDPARGTGARAFKNVPPPVVLMPDGSYAPRPAPFFCAGHSYLPNGMVGVFGGNVGGKGGSGAKLSFVFDPWTEKWFRNRDMSVGRWYPSVVTGPDGRQIIMSGQSERGTGTPTPVVERFPALGRPVPWRPYDIPANVPSERLRSDAPFRNDYPHLFALRDGRIYGLGRDADQQWLFDPVKETRTDLPRRPADFRGYGSAVPLPAGLRGPDSVLVLGGDPRDPLTYRLSGGRWSIEGPRAFGRTQDGTLILPDGTLLTVNGALDTRNYGNGPFNPKADLKYRQIELRDARGHWTLGPAQRLPRGYHSNALVLPDGRMMVTGDELQQIANDPDIKDGMDGSIELYEPAYLHRGPRPALDRAPAGDLGHDAAFQVSSATAKQVTRAVLLAPTTVTHSVNTSQRHLDLRITGVHGSTIGLRTPPSAADAPPGYYMLFLLNAKGVPSTAKWVKLGTRSAGSR; encoded by the coding sequence ATGTCCCGCGCACCACGCTCCGCCCTCCTGTCGGCGCTGGCGCTCGCCGGCGCCCTGACCGCGGCCCTGACCGTGGCCCCGACCGGAACTGCTCCGGCGTTCGCCGCGGTCCACCACACCGGCGACGAGGGCGCAGTGCTCGGCGAGGAGCACGCCCGCGCGCACGCGCGGCTGCGCGACGCGGCCAGGGGGACCCAGGGCTATCCGCAGGCCAAGCGGACGTCGAGCCTGGCCTCGTTGCAGCAGTCCCAGCGCACGGCCAACGCGAAGTTCGACGCCGCCCGGTTCGGCCGGTTCACCGAGTTCTTCCCCTCGCCCGACTTCGGCGTCCACGTGGCCCAGCTGCCGACCGGCAAGGTCCTGCTGTTCTCCTTCGAACGCGTGGAGGCCGACCCCACCAAGGAGACCGGGCCCACCAACACGGTGGGCCGGACGAACGCGGGCCGCGCCTACCTCTGGGACCCCGCCAGGGGGACGGGGGCCAGGGCCTTCAAGAACGTGCCACCGCCGGTGGTGCTGATGCCCGACGGCAGCTACGCCCCGCGCCCGGCCCCGTTCTTCTGCGCCGGCCACTCCTACCTCCCCAACGGAATGGTGGGGGTGTTCGGCGGCAACGTCGGCGGGAAGGGCGGCAGCGGCGCCAAGCTCTCCTTCGTCTTCGACCCGTGGACCGAGAAGTGGTTCCGCAATCGCGACATGTCCGTCGGACGCTGGTACCCCTCGGTCGTGACCGGGCCGGACGGCCGCCAGATCATCATGTCCGGCCAGTCCGAGCGCGGTACGGGCACACCCACGCCGGTGGTGGAGCGCTTCCCCGCGCTCGGACGTCCCGTGCCCTGGCGCCCGTACGACATCCCGGCGAACGTCCCCTCGGAGCGGCTCCGTTCCGACGCGCCCTTCCGCAACGACTATCCGCACCTCTTCGCGCTGCGGGACGGAAGGATCTACGGGCTGGGCCGCGACGCCGACCAGCAGTGGCTGTTCGACCCGGTCAAGGAGACCCGTACCGACCTGCCGCGGCGGCCCGCCGACTTCCGCGGCTACGGTTCGGCGGTGCCGCTGCCGGCCGGCCTGCGCGGCCCGGACTCCGTCCTGGTGCTCGGCGGCGACCCGCGCGACCCCCTCACCTACCGGCTGTCCGGGGGCCGCTGGAGCATCGAGGGGCCGAGGGCCTTCGGCCGCACCCAGGACGGGACCCTGATCCTGCCCGACGGGACGTTGCTCACCGTCAACGGCGCCCTGGACACCCGGAACTACGGCAACGGGCCGTTCAACCCGAAGGCGGACCTGAAGTACCGGCAGATCGAACTGCGCGACGCCCGCGGCCACTGGACGCTGGGTCCGGCCCAGCGGCTGCCGCGCGGCTACCACTCCAACGCCCTGGTCCTGCCGGACGGCCGGATGATGGTCACCGGGGACGAGCTCCAGCAGATCGCCAACGACCCCGACATCAAGGACGGGATGGACGGCAGCATCGAGCTCTACGAGCCCGCCTACCTGCACCGGGGCCCCCGCCCGGCGCTCGACCGGGCCCCGGCGGGCGATCTGGGCCACGACGCGGCCTTCCAGGTCTCGAGCGCCACGGCGAAACAGGTCACGCGGGCCGTGCTGCTGGCCCCGACGACCGTCACCCACTCGGTGAACACCAGCCAGCGCCACCTGGACCTGCGGATCACCGGCGTGCACGGCTCCACCATCGGCCTCCGTACGCCGCCGAGCGCGGCGGACGCCCCGCCCGGGTACTACATGCTCTTCCTGCTCAACGCGAAGGGCGTGCCCAGCACCGCGAAGTGGGTGAAGCTGGGCACGCGTTCCGCCGGCTCCCGCTAG
- a CDS encoding DUF4360 domain-containing protein, whose amino-acid sequence MIKSLRTGFTAAAVTATLLALTPAAGASSSAPSAPEDQVSVDVATVNGSGCRPGSAAVAVSPDNSAFTITYSEYVAQVGGGAPAVEGRKNCLLSLDVHVPQGYTYAVAKVDYRGFGNLQPGAVGTQKASYYFQGMSQTASRTHKFNGALDDNWQATDTTGIEALVFAPCGEQRNFNINTELRAELGSSDPSLTSYMALDSTDGSINSVYHFTWKQCPVRR is encoded by the coding sequence GTGATCAAGTCGCTCCGTACCGGATTCACCGCAGCCGCCGTGACCGCAACGCTCCTCGCGCTCACCCCCGCCGCCGGGGCCTCGTCCTCGGCGCCCTCGGCCCCCGAAGACCAGGTGAGTGTGGACGTCGCCACCGTGAACGGATCGGGCTGCCGTCCAGGCAGCGCCGCCGTCGCCGTGTCGCCGGACAACTCGGCCTTCACCATCACCTACAGCGAGTACGTGGCCCAGGTCGGCGGCGGCGCCCCCGCCGTCGAAGGCCGCAAGAACTGCCTCCTCTCCCTCGACGTCCATGTCCCGCAGGGGTACACGTACGCCGTGGCCAAGGTCGACTACCGCGGCTTCGGCAACCTGCAGCCCGGCGCCGTCGGCACGCAGAAGGCCAGCTACTACTTCCAGGGCATGAGCCAGACCGCCTCCCGGACCCACAAGTTCAACGGCGCGCTCGACGACAACTGGCAGGCCACCGACACCACGGGCATCGAGGCCCTGGTCTTCGCACCCTGCGGTGAGCAGCGCAACTTCAACATCAACACCGAGCTGCGTGCGGAACTGGGCAGCTCGGACCCGTCGCTGACCAGCTACATGGCTCTGGACTCGACGGACGGCAGCATCAACAGCGTGTACCACTTCACCTGGAAGCAGTGCCCGGTGCGGCGCTGA
- a CDS encoding LacI family DNA-binding transcriptional regulator encodes MTEPRPDSRPTLEAVAAHAGVSRATASRVVNGGDGVRAHLADRVRTAIRELGYIPNHAARTLVTRRTGAVAVIIPEPEIRVFSDPFFSRQVRGIAKELTSHDTQLVLLLVEDRGDYDRIERYLAGGHVDGALAFSLHADDPLPAIIGRLGMPTVFGGRPGWTAGPAEQDGVAYVDADNRGGARDAVRYLLGQGRRRIAHIAGPLDQTSAADRLSGYRDALAAAGPELFAEGDFTPAGGARAMAELLERDAGIDAVFAGNDLMATGALRVLRESGRSVPQDVALVGFDDAEPVAESADPPLTTVRQDIEGMGRLMARLLMDGLNGGPEERIAPRPVITTTELVRRASA; translated from the coding sequence GTGACCGAGCCGCGTCCCGACAGCCGGCCCACCCTGGAGGCCGTCGCGGCGCACGCCGGGGTCTCCCGGGCCACCGCGTCCCGTGTGGTCAACGGCGGTGACGGAGTCCGCGCCCATCTGGCGGACCGGGTGCGTACGGCGATCCGCGAGCTGGGCTACATCCCCAACCACGCGGCGCGCACCCTGGTCACCCGGCGCACCGGCGCCGTCGCGGTGATCATCCCCGAGCCGGAGATCCGGGTCTTCTCGGACCCGTTCTTCTCGCGCCAGGTCCGCGGCATCGCGAAGGAACTGACCTCGCACGACACCCAGCTGGTCCTGCTGCTGGTGGAGGACCGCGGGGACTACGACCGGATCGAGCGCTATCTGGCGGGCGGCCATGTCGACGGCGCCCTCGCCTTCTCCCTGCACGCCGACGATCCGCTGCCCGCCATCATCGGCCGCCTCGGCATGCCCACGGTCTTCGGCGGCCGCCCCGGCTGGACGGCCGGGCCCGCCGAGCAGGACGGTGTGGCCTATGTGGACGCCGACAACCGCGGGGGCGCGCGGGATGCCGTGCGCTATCTCCTGGGGCAGGGCAGGAGGCGGATCGCGCACATCGCCGGGCCGCTCGACCAGACCTCGGCGGCCGACCGGCTGAGCGGCTACCGGGACGCACTCGCGGCCGCCGGCCCCGAGCTGTTCGCCGAGGGGGACTTCACCCCGGCGGGCGGGGCCCGCGCGATGGCGGAACTGCTGGAGCGGGACGCCGGTATCGACGCCGTCTTCGCCGGGAACGACCTGATGGCGACGGGCGCGCTGCGCGTACTGCGGGAGAGCGGCCGGTCGGTACCGCAGGACGTGGCCCTGGTGGGCTTCGACGACGCCGAACCGGTGGCGGAGAGCGCCGACCCGCCGCTGACGACCGTACGTCAGGACATAGAGGGCATGGGCCGGCTGATGGCACGGCTGCTGATGGACGGTCTGAACGGGGGGCCGGAGGAGCGGATCGCTCCGCGTCCGGTGATCACCACCACGGAACTGGTGCGGCGCGCGTCGGCCTGA
- a CDS encoding glutathione S-transferase family protein yields the protein MSYVQRGAAYARDSRYITTRITADGSEGFAVEPGRYRLVVSRACPWASRAVIVRRLLGLEKALPMAVAGPTHDERSWRFDLDPGGRDPVLGIERLQEAYLARDPDYDRGITVPAIVDVPTGEVVTNDFARITLDMSLEWAAYHREGAPALYPPELRAEIDSVNEAVYTEVNNGVYRAGFAGSQEAYSAAYERLFAHLDRLTERLAGSRYLVGDTITEADVRLFTTLVRFDAVYHGHFKCNRQKLSEMPVLWGYARDLFQTPGFGDTVDFDHIKRHYYLVHEDINPSGIVPAGPDLSGWLDPHDRAALGGRPFGDGTPPGPVAPEEAVPSGSSPLSP from the coding sequence GTGAGTTATGTGCAGCGTGGCGCAGCCTACGCACGCGACAGCCGGTACATCACCACCCGGATCACCGCCGACGGGAGCGAGGGCTTCGCCGTCGAGCCGGGCCGCTACCGGCTGGTGGTCAGCCGGGCGTGCCCCTGGGCCTCCCGCGCCGTCATCGTGCGGCGGCTCCTCGGTCTGGAGAAGGCACTGCCGATGGCCGTGGCGGGCCCGACGCACGACGAGCGGAGCTGGCGGTTCGACCTGGACCCGGGCGGCCGTGACCCCGTACTCGGCATCGAGCGGCTCCAGGAGGCCTACCTCGCCCGCGATCCCGACTACGACCGGGGGATCACCGTTCCGGCGATCGTCGATGTGCCGACGGGCGAGGTGGTGACGAACGACTTCGCGCGGATCACGCTCGACATGTCGCTGGAGTGGGCGGCGTACCACCGCGAGGGCGCCCCGGCCCTCTACCCGCCCGAACTGCGGGCGGAGATCGACTCCGTGAACGAGGCCGTGTACACGGAGGTGAACAACGGCGTCTACCGTGCCGGTTTCGCCGGGTCCCAGGAGGCCTACTCCGCTGCGTACGAGCGGCTGTTCGCCCACCTCGACCGGCTCACCGAGCGGCTCGCGGGCTCCCGTTACCTGGTCGGCGACACCATCACCGAGGCGGACGTACGGCTGTTCACCACCCTCGTGCGCTTCGACGCCGTGTACCACGGCCACTTCAAGTGCAACCGGCAGAAGCTGTCGGAGATGCCGGTCCTGTGGGGCTACGCGCGCGACCTGTTCCAGACCCCCGGGTTCGGCGACACCGTGGACTTCGATCACATCAAGCGCCACTACTACCTGGTCCACGAGGACATCAACCCGAGCGGCATCGTGCCCGCCGGACCGGATCTGTCCGGCTGGCTCGATCCGCACGACCGGGCGGCGCTGGGCGGACGTCCCTTCGGCGACGGCACGCCGCCCGGACCCGTCGCTCCCGAGGAGGCCGTCCCGTCGGGTTCGAGCCCGCTCTCACCCTGA
- a CDS encoding class II glutamine amidotransferase: MCRWLAYSGSPMLLDTVLYRPEHSLINQSLRSRMGAEPTNGDGFGIGWYSADGDGTPAVFRDVGPAWNSRNLQELSAHVRSPLFFAHVRASTGSAIQQSNCHPFRHGRWLWMHNGAIAEFHRLQRDLCMAVDPALFPCIEGSTDSEVMFYLAVTYGLDQDVPGAVARMAGLVERLGKEHGVPEPLQMTVAVSDGERVWAFRYSSQGKSRSLYYSSRAETVRHLHPELPYLQEVSDETRLVVSEPLGDLPGVWNELPESSYAVIPSGPDPDYLPFLPEL; the protein is encoded by the coding sequence ATGTGCCGGTGGCTCGCCTACTCGGGTTCGCCCATGCTCCTCGACACCGTGCTGTACCGCCCGGAGCACTCACTGATCAACCAGAGCCTCCGCTCCCGGATGGGCGCGGAGCCGACCAACGGCGACGGGTTCGGCATCGGCTGGTACAGCGCGGACGGCGACGGCACACCGGCGGTCTTCCGGGACGTCGGCCCGGCGTGGAACAGCCGCAACCTGCAAGAACTCTCCGCGCACGTGCGTTCGCCGCTGTTCTTCGCGCACGTCCGCGCCTCGACGGGGTCGGCGATCCAGCAGTCCAACTGCCACCCGTTCCGCCACGGCCGCTGGCTGTGGATGCACAACGGGGCGATCGCGGAATTCCACCGGTTGCAGCGCGACCTCTGCATGGCCGTCGATCCGGCGCTCTTCCCGTGCATCGAGGGGTCCACCGACTCCGAGGTGATGTTCTACCTGGCGGTCACTTACGGTCTCGACCAGGACGTTCCGGGGGCGGTGGCCAGGATGGCCGGCCTGGTGGAGCGCCTCGGCAAGGAGCACGGCGTGCCCGAGCCGCTCCAGATGACGGTGGCGGTGAGTGACGGCGAGCGCGTCTGGGCCTTCCGCTACTCCAGCCAGGGGAAGTCCCGGTCTCTCTACTACAGCAGCAGGGCCGAGACCGTCCGCCACCTGCATCCCGAGCTGCCCTACCTCCAAGAGGTCTCGGACGAGACCCGTCTCGTGGTCTCCGAGCCGCTCGGAGACCTGCCCGGTGTGTGGAACGAGCTCCCGGAGAGCAGCTATGCGGTGATCCCCTCCGGTCCCGACCCCGACTACCTGCCGTTCCTCCCCGAGCTCTGA
- a CDS encoding pyridoxamine 5'-phosphate oxidase family protein — protein MPEEEPRAELDARYSDEQATAVPWRDAVTRLAAAELYWLTTVRPDARPHVTPLIGVWADGALHFCTGPEERKAKNLRGNAHVVLTTGTNTLHEGFDLVVEGVAARVTDRERLLRLAAAWEAKYGPEWHFDVADGAFVNPDAGEALVFAVRPSTAFGFGKGGYSQTRWLFS, from the coding sequence ATGCCCGAGGAAGAACCCCGCGCCGAGCTGGACGCGCGCTACAGCGACGAGCAGGCGACGGCGGTGCCGTGGCGGGACGCCGTCACCCGGCTGGCCGCGGCGGAGCTGTACTGGCTGACGACCGTACGCCCCGACGCACGGCCGCACGTCACCCCGCTGATCGGCGTCTGGGCGGACGGCGCGCTGCACTTCTGCACCGGCCCCGAGGAGCGCAAGGCCAAGAACCTCCGCGGCAACGCGCACGTCGTCCTCACCACCGGCACCAACACCCTGCACGAGGGGTTCGACCTGGTCGTCGAGGGTGTGGCGGCCCGGGTCACGGATCGCGAGCGGCTGCTCCGGCTCGCCGCCGCCTGGGAGGCGAAGTACGGCCCCGAGTGGCACTTCGACGTCGCCGACGGTGCGTTCGTGAATCCCGACGCGGGCGAGGCACTGGTCTTCGCGGTACGCCCGAGCACGGCCTTCGGCTTCGGCAAGGGCGGGTACAGCCAGACCCGCTGGCTCTTCTCCTGA
- a CDS encoding glycoside hydrolase family 16 protein, whose translation MHEISGISGRKRPTVRRAVAAALSTVAVVATAAAAVAVALPASAAAPPAPTGWSRVFLDDFDGPAGSGVNAADWQYTTGTSYPGGPANFGTGEIETMTADPSNVSLDGAGNLRITPRRDAAGNWTSGRVETRRSDFEPPAGGKLRSEARIQMPNVSGPAAKGYWPAFWMLGAPYRGNWWNWPGIGEIDIMENVQGLNNVWATLHCGTTPGGPCNETSGIGGQRVCPGASCQAGFHTYAVEWDRSTAVEEMRFYVDEFNFHTVRANQVDATTWTNATNHGYFIILNVAMGGGFPDAFGGGPDAGTQPGHPMVVDYVSVLRSTGGSTPPTTPPTTPPTTPPGHRDAYTAIQAESCDGHAGVSKETTTDSGGGQNLAAIGNGDWALFRGVDFGSAPARQFYGRVASGAAGGVSGLVEVRLDSPASAPIGSFAVASTGGWQTWRTVPANITSVTGTHDVYLTFTSGQSADFVNVNWFDFGH comes from the coding sequence ATGCACGAGATATCCGGCATATCCGGCAGGAAGCGACCGACGGTCCGGCGGGCCGTCGCAGCCGCGCTCAGCACCGTCGCCGTGGTCGCGACAGCCGCCGCGGCCGTCGCCGTCGCCCTGCCCGCGAGCGCCGCGGCTCCCCCGGCACCCACCGGCTGGTCCCGGGTGTTCCTGGACGACTTCGACGGCCCCGCCGGCTCCGGGGTGAACGCCGCCGACTGGCAGTACACGACCGGCACTTCCTACCCCGGTGGGCCCGCCAACTTCGGTACGGGCGAGATCGAGACGATGACGGCGGACCCCTCCAACGTCTCCCTCGACGGCGCGGGCAACCTGCGCATCACCCCGCGCCGGGACGCCGCCGGCAACTGGACGTCGGGGCGCGTCGAGACCCGGCGGTCCGACTTCGAGCCCCCGGCGGGCGGCAAGCTCCGCTCGGAGGCCCGCATCCAGATGCCGAACGTGAGCGGCCCGGCCGCCAAGGGCTACTGGCCGGCGTTCTGGATGCTGGGCGCCCCCTACCGGGGCAACTGGTGGAACTGGCCGGGCATCGGCGAGATCGACATCATGGAGAACGTCCAGGGCCTCAACAACGTCTGGGCCACCCTGCATTGCGGTACGACACCCGGCGGCCCCTGCAACGAGACCTCCGGAATCGGCGGCCAGCGCGTCTGCCCCGGGGCGAGCTGCCAGGCGGGCTTCCACACGTACGCCGTCGAGTGGGACCGGTCGACGGCGGTCGAGGAGATGCGCTTCTACGTCGACGAGTTCAACTTCCATACCGTGCGCGCCAATCAGGTGGACGCGACGACCTGGACCAACGCCACGAACCACGGCTACTTCATCATCCTGAACGTCGCCATGGGCGGCGGCTTCCCGGACGCCTTCGGCGGCGGCCCCGACGCGGGCACCCAGCCCGGGCACCCCATGGTCGTGGACTACGTGTCCGTCCTGCGCTCCACCGGCGGCAGCACACCTCCCACCACTCCCCCGACGACGCCGCCGACCACCCCGCCCGGGCATCGCGACGCGTACACCGCGATCCAGGCCGAGTCGTGCGACGGCCACGCGGGCGTGTCCAAGGAGACCACCACGGACAGCGGCGGCGGCCAGAACCTCGCGGCGATCGGCAACGGCGACTGGGCACTGTTCCGGGGGGTCGACTTCGGTTCCGCGCCGGCCCGGCAGTTCTACGGACGCGTGGCCAGCGGCGCGGCCGGCGGGGTCAGCGGGCTGGTCGAGGTACGGCTCGACAGTCCGGCCTCGGCGCCGATCGGCAGCTTCGCGGTCGCCTCCACCGGCGGCTGGCAGACCTGGCGCACGGTGCCGGCCAACATCACCTCGGTCACGGGCACCCACGACGTCTACCTGACCTTCACGAGCGGCCAGAGCGCCGACTTCGTGAACGTCAACTGGTTCGACTTCGGTCACTGA